The nucleotide sequence GTACCTCATCTCTGCGTCGACGGGGGACGCGGAGCGAGCGACGAGGCTGCTGGCGGCGCTGTACCACCCGGCCAACAGCTACCTGCTGCACCTGGACCGCGATGCCCCCGCCGAGGAGCACCGCCGGCTGGCTGAGCTGGTGTCCGGGCAGCCCGTGTACGGGCGCGTGGGGAACGTGTGGATCGTCGGGAAGCCCAACCTCGTCACCTACCGCGGGCCGACCATGCTGTCCACCACTCTCCACGCCATGGCGGTGCTCCTCCGCGTCGGCCGCCGCTGGGACTGGTTCGTCAACCTCAGCGCCTCCGACTATCCGCTCGTCACCCAGGACGGTCCGTATCCGCACCACGGATTAATCTCCACTGCGACTGCGATTATGCTACTACTCCTATGCTATGGTATGTGTGAATTCATTCTGAGTTTGGATTTTGCTTTGTGTGGGTGATTTGCAGATTTGATGGAGGCGTTCTCGCGGCTGCCGAGGGATCTCAACTTCATACAGCACACCAGCCACCTGGGCTGGAAGATGTAAGAACTTACTAGTAACCAGTTTCTTCtttaagtttaattaatctgtTTCGTGGAGATGGATGGATCGGCGGGATGGTTGAGTGTAAGATAAGAAAGTATTGAATCGAATTTGAAACGCGGTAGCTATGCAGAAAGAAGCGGGCGCGGCCGGTGATCCTGGACACGGCACTTTACCAGGCCGACCGGTCGGAGCTCCTCCGCCCGTCGCCTAACATCACCACCAACCGCCGGGGACTTCCCACCGCCTTCAAGCTCTTCACCGGTAACATTCCATTCCATTCCACCACGCCTTTGATCTCAGCACCTAAACATTTCGCAGACCTGCAAGAACGAAATGCTAGAgaagtactactcctactagtatgcGTGTTGTGCTGGCTACCGATAAGCATAACTTTTTTAGTCAATGCTTGATGATAGGTACGGGCCCGTACCATTATTTTGAGGTGTCCATGTGACGGCGATGCCATTGCTTTTTTTTTTTAGGATGGCGATGCCATTGCTGGCATGTAACGCCTGGTTGTTGGCTCCGAGACTTCAATTAGTCTTCTAAGCAAATGCTACCCGCACGAGACGTCACGAGTGCTACTGACCTACTAGTAGAGTACTGGTATGGACGGACAAAATTGGCATAAAAAAAACTTATCGATCTGGTCAACGGATCGAGCAGGAGCTTGTGTGCTGCGTGCGTTTGCAGACAGACAGATCTGAATCGATGATTGTTTCCAATGCTAGTATTGTGTGTGTTCTTGGTAGACAATTCAGGCAGCACAGCGAGCCGCGAATGTGCTGGCGAAGCAAAAAGCTGGAGTACTCCACCTTTTGCTTTGTTCGTCGATTGCTTCCAAGAAACGGCAGGTGGGGGTATGCCGACATCCAATCGTGCGGGCAGTACCACAGGCAATTTTTCTCTAGAAATTGTACTCTCCTCCACGGACGGCGACAGCAGCACGAAAACCAAAAGATTTCTCAAATTCTATACTCCCTTCACTTCACTCCGTCCCGAGGTCTAATTTTAactataaatttaaccaacgagttAAAGTGTGCCCGCGCTTTTCGAGGtttaattttgaccataaatttaaccaacgaggcCGATTGTGATGAAAGaaaaaatgatataattgaaaacttcttttgaatatgaATTCACCGGTATAACTTTTGTTCACGCTGCAGTCGGTCTCGctggttaaatttatagtcaaagttGAAACAAAAgcattatattttatattttatattttggAAGGGAGGTAATACTAAAAACAACCAGTGATTGATGGACGCACGCATGTGCATGCGCAGGGTCGGCGTGGACGATGCTGTCGCGGCGCTTCGCGAAGTACTGCGTGGTGGGATGGGACAACCTGGCGCGGACGCTGCTGCTCTACCACGCCAACCTCGTCTCCTCGCCGGAGTTCTACTTCCAGACGGTGGCCTGCAACTCCCGCGAGTTCCGGAACGCCACCGTCAACAGCGACCTGCATTTCATCCGGTGGGACACGCCGCCCAAGCAGCACCCGCTCTACCTCGGCCCCAAAGACTACCGCCGGATGGTGCTCAGCAGCGCCGCCTTCGCCCGCAAGTTCAGGGACGGCGACTTCGTGCTCGACAGGATCGACCGGGAGATCCTCAAGCGCCGACCGCCGCCCCGCGACGACGACGACGTTGATCACGATGATCACGCCGCCTCTGGCTCTGCTGCTAGGCACGGCGGGCAGTTCTTCAGCTACGGCGGGTGGTGCTCCGAGGGGGAGGTGGGGCTGTGCTCCAACCCCTGGGAACCCAGCAGGAAGGGGGCCATCAAGCCCGGCGCTGGGTCAAGAAGGCTCAGGGTCATTCTCAACAAGATGTTGTCCGGAAGAAACTTCAGGAAGCAGCAGTGTAGGTGATCCACCTTCTACAACGTCCACGTGGTCTAACTCTGATGATCCGATCAAATGTGTCATGTACATACAGAAAGAGAGAAAAGGGATACCATAGGCAATTTTGGCTGAGATGGTGCAATCTCGCAGAGTAACACAGGACGTGTAACAATAATTCATGGGCTAACACGATTACATATTTGACACGATCAGGGGCGGAGCTCTGTAGGGGCCGaactgggccatggcccgcccagaaatttgatgattttttttatctGCTATGCATCTTCCGCCCAGCCCGTGCCCACCTGGCGCATCCTCTTCTGAATCTCATGCAGATAGCACACGACATCACGGACTGCACAACATCCCTATCCTCTCCCCGTCTCGACGCATGTAGCCACGACCAGGGAGCACCGGCCACCAGAGCAAGCCACCCGCCATCTCGTGGAGCAGCTGCCGGCTGCCGGGATCTCGCGTTAGTCGTTACCTCATCCTCACGGACCTCGTGGAGCAGCGCAGCTGCTCCCCTGAGTGATCTCGCGTCAGTTGTCAGTCACATTGCCGATCTAGTGTCAGTCAGTTGTGTTGCCGGCCAACTGCGGGCACATGAGCCCCTGGCCTGTGTGTTGCGTCTCTCTACTCCAAGGCTCCAACATCCATACGTGCCGGTGCTGAACTAAATTTTGCTGAGACACATCGGTACAAACACAACACCAAAGGCAACACCAAATTCCCCATTTGATAAGCAATAGCCTGCATGGACTACACATCAGTACATCACACATAGCAGCAAGGCAACACCAAATTGCTCATTTGATAAGCAATAGCCAGAAATATGTGCATATGTGCTTGCTCCATCTTATAACCGTGTATCATATActaatgctcatcattcaaaattttagaaaaatgtgtgtttttcttTAATCTGGCCCGCCCAACTTTTtctttcaagctccgccactggacACGATCACCCTTCTACCTGGCACTGGCTGGTTCTTTAGGTTTTTCTATTCTAGGTAGGTTTGCTGTTCCTAGTAGTGGTCGTGCTGGTGGTATTTATTATCTATTGGAAGAATGATATCAACTTGGAAATAAAGAAATTTTCTCAGTATATTGactcttttttttgaaaaaaaccacTTTATTCATTTGTGACAAGTAGTACATCGTTTGTGAGGATCATTACAATTTCATTTAAAGGCTCCTCAAACCAATTAGAGGTCAAAGAAAATCGTTTGTGAGGATCATTACAATTCCATTTAAAGGCCCTCAAACCAATTAGAGGTCAaagaaaatctagctaatctagcaAACTCGTGAGCTACTTTATTTGCTTCCCTATTACAGTGCTCAAACCTAGCAATAACGAAATCACATGCATAATGAAAATAATCCTCGAATATTGTTGCCGCCACACCCGCCGACTACCCTCCATCATTCATCAAATCAATCACCTCTATATTGTCCGAGTTTATGATAAGACGATTGCATCCGGCCCTTTGCGCCAGTATTAAGCCAAATTTGAGTACTAAAGCCTCCGCCATTAACACATCCACACAAAAATCAATTTTCTCATTCCCTCCAGCAATAAATCTGCCTTTGTCATCTCCAAGGACCCCTCCCATCGTACCACTAAGAAGATCATGATCAAAAGAAGCATCCACGTTAAGTTTAACAAACCCTCTTGGAGGACAGGACCAACTCTCCTTATTCAGAGACGCTTTGGGGGATGCTGCATTAACAAAATTTATGGTAAGGGCAAGAATCCCCATTGAAATCTGAGATGCATTTTGAGTTTTCTCATTGTGTACCAGCTTCCGTCTTTCCCACCATAGGCACCAAGCTGAAGTAGCAATCATCTCACGCACATTGTGGTTACCCAAAATCCGCAAATCTTGGTTTGATAGGAGTAGTAAGTACTCCAGCACCGTTTCTCCTGCACGGTCAATCTCGCAAGCTTTTTCAACAATATCATCCAGACCCAGCCTTCTCCAGACCTCCTTTGCTTTACCACATTGGAAAAGCATATGTTTGGTATCTTCTAAGCCCTCAGAACAAGTTGGGCATATGGGTGAAACCTTCGTATGTCTATTAGCTAGCGTAACCCTGCACGAGATTGTACCATgtagatgtaagtgcatctagtgccacccctagttggttttggagtattgacgacaaacctggttgagggactaatgtgtttgtgagaattgcaggataacacaggtagtagtccctctttgattcggtttacctaccggagatgatccctaaaaatgtgtgaagacattgaagacaatggtggtctgtgaagatattcacattgaagactatgacacgagaagacattgagtgaagactatggagtgcgaagacttagttgtttcgttgtttccttttcttctttgttgagtcataggaaccactgcactgttcagtggggtccaagtgaacaaagtcagagtgactgaagtgatgctcaaccaaatcctatgtcttcgagcgaagacaatgagagcaaatcttatcctctgtcggataagtcagctttacttgtagcccaagtcaagctgtcgcgtgtgtttgaaatctgaccgttgcgacacgtgtca is from Triticum aestivum cultivar Chinese Spring chromosome 1B, IWGSC CS RefSeq v2.1, whole genome shotgun sequence and encodes:
- the LOC123119015 gene encoding beta-glucuronosyltransferase GlcAT14A isoform X2, with translation MRIRGLAMSGGREVAISAVFTALLVVSILFLPSVLLTSGRLGPSSAKEWPFLTAAKDGGGYPVSFAYLISASTGDAERATRLLAALYHPANSYLLHLDRDAPAEEHRRLAELVSGQPVYGRVGNVWIVGKPNLVTYRGPTMLSTTLHAMAVLLRVGRRWDWFVNLSASDYPLVTQDDLMEAFSRLPRDLNFIQHTSHLGWKIKKRARPVILDTALYQADRSELLRPSPNITTNRRGLPTAFKLFTGSAWTMLSRRFAKYCVVGWDNLARTLLLYHANLVSSPEFYFQTVACNSREFRNATVNSDLHFIRWDTPPKQHPLYLGPKDYRRMVLSSAAFARKFRDGDFVLDRIDREILKRRPPPRDDDDVDHDDHAASGSAARHGGQFFSYGGWCSEGEVGLCSNPWEPSRKGAIKPGAGSRRLRVILNKMLSGRNFRKQQCR
- the LOC123119015 gene encoding uncharacterized protein isoform X1; its protein translation is MRIRGLAMSGGREVAISAVFTALLVVSILFLPSVLLTSGRLGPSSAKEWPFLTAAKDGGGYPVSFAYLISASTGDAERATRLLAALYHPANSYLLHLDRDAPAEEHRRLAELVSGQPVYGRVGNVWIVGKPNLVTYRGPTMLSTTLHAMAVLLRVGRRWDWFVNLSASDYPLVTQDDLMEAFSRLPRDLNFIQHTSHLGWKIKKRARPVILDTALYQADRSELLRPSPNITTNRRGLPTAFKLFTVIDGRTHVHAQGRRGRCCRGASRSTAWWDGTTWRGRCCSTTPTSSPRRSSTSRRWPATPASSGTPPSTATCISSGGTRRPSSTRSTSAPKTTAGWCSAAPPSPASSGTATSCSTGSTGRSSSADRRPATTTTLITMITPPLALLLGTAGSSSATAGGAPRGRWGCAPTPGNPAGRGPSSPALGQEGSGSFSTRCCPEETSGSSSVGDPPSTTSTWSNSDDPIKCVMYIQKERKGIP